One Halosolutus gelatinilyticus genomic window carries:
- the cas4 gene encoding CRISPR-associated protein Cas4, with translation MTDELSYSDSERIDNLIERERSPHREPSVRITGLMVQYYHVCRRELWFMSRGIDIDRGAANIRRGSYVDEHSYRNKRRSFSIDGRISLDLLDDGDVMEVKVSSALEEPPRMQLLYYLWYLDRIHEVEKSGVLAYPKERSRESIALTEDTALEVEETLRGIIDTVEADSPPDLEKKPYCHSCLYQDICWL, from the coding sequence ATGACCGATGAACTCAGTTACTCCGATTCCGAGCGGATCGACAACCTGATCGAACGCGAACGATCGCCACATCGCGAGCCGTCAGTTCGAATTACCGGCTTGATGGTCCAGTACTATCACGTCTGTAGACGCGAACTCTGGTTCATGTCTCGCGGTATCGATATCGATCGCGGTGCAGCGAACATCCGACGCGGAAGCTATGTTGACGAACATAGCTACCGAAACAAGCGTCGCTCATTTTCCATTGACGGCCGCATCTCGCTGGATCTCCTTGACGACGGCGATGTGATGGAGGTAAAAGTCTCCTCAGCGCTCGAAGAACCGCCTCGAATGCAACTGCTGTACTACCTCTGGTATCTCGACCGGATTCACGAAGTAGAGAAATCCGGTGTATTGGCGTATCCCAAGGAGCGGTCGCGAGAATCGATCGCACTGACCGAGGACACCGCACTGGAGGTCGAGGAAACACTTCGGGGAATCATCGATACTGTCGAGGCCGATAGTCCACCGGACCTCGAAAAGAAACCGTACTGCCACTCATGTCTGTATCAGGACATTTGCTGGCTATAA
- the cas1b gene encoding type I-B CRISPR-associated endonuclease Cas1b produces MPQDNHHIFADGKLSRSEDTLRIDTLAGEMKHLPVESVGTLYLHGQIDFNTRTLGLLNDYGTTVHVFGWNDYYKGSYLPKRQHQSGNTVVEQVRAYDDQDRRMPIARSMIQASMHNMRSNLKYYDTRDHEFGDAIERIEQQQELVADIADIQELRGAEATARKAYYGCFDDVLRDPFELSRREYNPPSNETNALISFLNAMVYTTCVSAIRKTALDPTIGYVHEPGDRRFTLSLDIADIFKPILADRVLFRLVNRRQLNLDDFERELEGCLLNEGGRLTVLEAYEETLDETVAHPRLNRNVSYKTLVQTDVYSLKKHILTGEPYRPTERWW; encoded by the coding sequence ATGCCTCAAGATAACCACCACATCTTCGCCGATGGCAAACTGTCGCGTAGTGAAGACACTTTGCGAATCGACACTCTCGCCGGTGAGATGAAACACCTTCCAGTCGAAAGCGTTGGAACGCTATACCTCCACGGACAGATCGATTTCAACACTCGTACACTCGGTCTCCTAAACGATTACGGGACGACCGTGCACGTCTTCGGCTGGAACGACTATTATAAGGGTTCTTATCTTCCAAAACGACAACACCAGTCGGGAAACACCGTCGTCGAACAAGTCAGAGCCTACGATGATCAGGATCGACGGATGCCGATCGCCAGGTCGATGATCCAGGCCAGTATGCATAATATGCGTTCAAACCTGAAATACTACGATACGCGGGATCACGAGTTCGGCGACGCAATCGAGCGGATAGAGCAACAACAAGAACTCGTCGCAGACATCGCTGACATCCAAGAGCTCCGCGGTGCCGAGGCAACTGCCCGCAAAGCATACTACGGCTGTTTCGACGACGTTCTCCGAGACCCGTTCGAACTCTCCCGACGAGAGTATAACCCTCCGTCCAACGAAACGAACGCGCTCATTTCGTTTCTCAACGCGATGGTGTATACCACCTGTGTCTCCGCAATCAGAAAGACGGCACTGGATCCAACGATCGGTTACGTCCACGAACCCGGTGACCGTCGGTTCACCCTCTCGCTCGACATCGCGGATATCTTCAAACCGATACTCGCTGACCGAGTCCTCTTTCGACTCGTCAACCGTCGCCAGCTCAATCTCGACGACTTTGAACGGGAGCTTGAGGGGTGTCTCCTAAATGAAGGCGGCAGACTCACCGTGCTGGAAGCCTACGAGGAAACGCTCGACGAAACGGTCGCCCATCCGCGCTTGAATCGAAACGTGAGCTACAAGACCCTCGTTCAGACCGACGTGTACTCGCTCAAAAAACACATCCTGACTGGAGAGCCATACCGGCCAACTGAACGGTGGTGGTAA
- the cas2 gene encoding CRISPR-associated endonuclease Cas2: MFVLITYDVPADRTGIYRKLLRKHLEHIQYSVFHGDITKGQLVTIIHEIEDQLKSDDSIYIFQAEVSAAVECTVLGDAEEPGQRFT; the protein is encoded by the coding sequence ATGTTCGTTCTCATCACCTATGACGTGCCAGCCGATCGGACCGGAATATACCGAAAACTCCTCCGAAAGCACCTCGAGCACATCCAATATTCCGTGTTCCACGGAGATATTACCAAAGGACAACTCGTGACGATCATCCACGAAATTGAAGACCAACTCAAGTCTGACGATTCGATCTATATTTTCCAAGCTGAGGTCTCTGCAGCAGTCGAATGTACAGTTCTCGGTGATGCGGAAGAACCAGGGCAGCGATTCACCTAA
- a CDS encoding archaellin/type IV pilin N-terminal domain-containing protein: MLDKIGPKLIGNEEERAVSPVIGVILMVAITVILAAVIAAFVLDLGSNMGGEPVNAGVSVEGDGTPTVEVTVNNLGNADGVAVVDSSGAVTDVATSTGTTITVNPGTDSSYTVHAYRTTGSVSSGSSLDSQVSDSTSIADFDTTAP; encoded by the coding sequence ATGCTAGACAAAATTGGCCCGAAGCTGATCGGTAACGAGGAAGAACGCGCAGTGTCACCTGTCATAGGTGTCATATTGATGGTAGCTATCACTGTCATTTTGGCCGCTGTGATAGCCGCATTCGTGCTCGATCTGGGTAGCAACATGGGCGGCGAACCAGTTAATGCAGGCGTCTCTGTTGAAGGTGACGGAACTCCTACGGTCGAAGTCACCGTGAACAATCTCGGGAACGCTGACGGTGTTGCTGTTGTCGACAGTTCCGGTGCAGTCACGGATGTAGCCACTTCAACTGGCACAACGATAACTGTGAACCCAGGTACTGACAGTAGCTACACTGTCCATGCGTATAGGACCACTGGAAGTGTCAGTTCTGGGAGTTCCCTTGACTCACAGGTGTCCGATAGTACCAGCATCGCTGACTTCGATACGACGGCGCCGTAG
- a CDS encoding homing endonuclease associated repeat-containing protein, with amino-acid sequence MPSDEEYLEDLLELADELGKIPSRTEMNDEGPHSSTPYYNRWGSWNDALRAAGLDTNHVYLSEDDLLSDLRRIADEHGQPVLVEDVEEHGKYDPATYFRRFESWFDAREQAGLIAEDIRPARQVDEDDLIEALRDLAMDLGRPPSQSEMNHRGEYSIKPYLRRWGSWSNTLDATGLGTRE; translated from the coding sequence ATGCCGTCTGACGAGGAGTATCTCGAGGACCTTCTCGAGCTCGCCGACGAGCTGGGGAAGATTCCGAGCCGCACCGAAATGAACGACGAGGGACCACACTCGTCGACACCGTACTACAATCGGTGGGGATCGTGGAACGACGCACTCCGGGCAGCGGGTCTCGACACAAACCACGTGTATCTTTCTGAGGATGATCTCCTCTCCGATCTTAGACGGATCGCAGACGAACACGGCCAGCCGGTATTAGTCGAAGACGTCGAGGAACACGGAAAATACGACCCAGCGACGTATTTCCGACGGTTCGAATCGTGGTTCGACGCTCGGGAGCAAGCGGGTCTGATCGCTGAGGACATCCGGCCGGCACGCCAAGTTGACGAGGACGATTTAATTGAGGCGCTTCGCGATCTCGCGATGGATCTTGGTCGGCCACCGTCGCAATCTGAAATGAACCACCGGGGCGAATATTCGATCAAACCCTACCTTCGTCGGTGGGGATCGTGGTCGAACACACTTGACGCGACGGGTCTTGGAACGCGAGAGTGA
- a CDS encoding PQQ-binding-like beta-propeller repeat protein: MPSINYEKFRMVFLAIVMVASTVAMPLLFTGGVHGATSNHTGSALAQSTDDTKYVYSGDGSGIVKKIDPSDQSVECEYTAPDRIDAIYAHPDGETIYIGGYGGYIQAVNTIDCTRQWVYSDYDGNAVYDFAVNGDGTLYAGGHNGNVIALDTSDGSKLWEYTGHTSSVSGVAYSNGNVYSGSWDNTLRAIDADTGTSKWVYGGHSYSVRSVATDGNGTVFSGGIDGEVHAVHASDGTNKWKYNGHGSSNVEGLTVGGDGTVYTAARNNESHSLNPSDGSRNWIYDHGDVVSDVAASGDGSVYTVGNSELHSISTSNGSNEWVFTGHAGPINAVETAYSPSVELTDPITGRVTNQHGDPVDNATVLAHSITEPALDESDARSLERQAKDLRDELTNPLPEQWDEDYDLDAHMEGASGTYALVHAQDDWGISSWSTSASSNVDEPRLQVDSDQTVIISLWDPDEDGGWFDNQVDNSFPGSTTDGEITIRQLSPTGEPIDSTTHETEVIATTTGGRVFGENEHHGVRVDLPPGVYQAVPEDHPGRGYTFVVGSPDELAQEFHDDLRDEADRLTRRTERIQDLLADDGLVVETARTDANGEFAIEAPSNAVTTDLKAMKADGTILETDENPGLDDLRNAQLSDYNGSFYLPNPVPKTVEPPAEDVQITVYRSPEVPLSDMESFADLMAFLDEQRLNETIGDLRSEYDQRFDEMERSTLERVYADHRTLVETVPGAKDRYLDRSDFDSIQDAEGLSTDELSEETSHMQVALANVGQIDPPEIDDPEDLLDIEDGLLSGEHPIPDGVEEDSISVELHPVNGEGVEVIDEEYWSVESDGFFGGRSVVVEDYPVEAEDAAAYQLRVRGAGEDGLLDSPLPIANPAFDGEVPNIRAVDVSTLSPGPDERVSLTFRADEDAGIGGIESIEAIGPDGEQVDTSIDGDTARFTTKGAGEHFVRATVTDDTGSQFVKSFSVRALEQPRSDPPTVRAERGPMGLYALAGEGVDDAEIAVDGDKVRVRAIVPGDETPGTIHVKPDAALSGSAYEIDVAVLAGPEERQVSTNLETVIHLDSLSEEATLFRGEASTWGDPIEWDGGNRYGEVVERENGKIILRTYSNDNGQITVSIDEDPGFIRSNQYRLAQWIPSFSIPFLGSAIIPAAGVASAIGTVGVGLVVGRRRVLP, from the coding sequence ATGCCGTCTATCAACTACGAAAAGTTTCGGATGGTGTTTCTTGCGATTGTCATGGTGGCGAGCACGGTCGCGATGCCGCTCTTATTCACAGGCGGAGTCCACGGAGCCACATCAAACCATACCGGATCGGCACTCGCTCAATCTACCGATGACACAAAATACGTCTATTCAGGTGATGGATCTGGAATTGTTAAAAAGATAGACCCCAGTGACCAATCTGTAGAATGTGAATATACGGCACCAGACCGGATTGATGCCATTTATGCCCATCCTGACGGAGAAACAATTTATATCGGTGGATATGGCGGTTATATTCAGGCAGTAAACACTATAGATTGTACGAGACAGTGGGTATACTCTGACTATGACGGAAATGCTGTATATGATTTCGCTGTTAATGGTGATGGGACCCTTTATGCCGGTGGGCATAATGGCAATGTAATAGCTCTTGACACTTCTGATGGATCGAAACTTTGGGAATACACCGGCCACACTAGCTCAGTTTCGGGAGTCGCATACAGTAACGGAAATGTGTATTCTGGTTCGTGGGACAACACGCTCCGTGCTATTGACGCTGACACTGGAACTAGCAAGTGGGTATACGGTGGACACTCGTATTCAGTCCGGTCCGTTGCAACTGACGGGAATGGGACGGTTTTCTCCGGCGGGATAGATGGCGAAGTCCATGCCGTCCATGCGTCTGACGGTACTAACAAATGGAAGTACAACGGTCACGGCTCGTCTAACGTTGAGGGCCTAACTGTTGGAGGGGACGGAACAGTATACACAGCCGCGAGAAACAACGAATCTCACTCGCTAAACCCCTCTGACGGATCACGAAATTGGATTTATGACCACGGTGACGTGGTAAGTGATGTAGCTGCAAGCGGGGATGGAAGTGTATATACTGTAGGTAACTCTGAACTCCACTCAATTTCCACTTCCAATGGTAGCAACGAATGGGTATTCACCGGGCATGCTGGTCCTATTAACGCGGTTGAAACAGCGTATAGTCCGTCAGTTGAATTGACAGACCCAATCACCGGCCGCGTCACCAATCAACACGGCGACCCAGTTGATAACGCGACAGTTCTGGCTCATTCGATCACTGAACCCGCACTCGACGAGTCGGACGCCCGATCGCTCGAACGGCAAGCCAAAGACCTCCGAGACGAGCTCACGAACCCGCTCCCCGAGCAGTGGGACGAGGACTATGATCTCGATGCTCACATGGAGGGCGCGAGCGGGACGTACGCACTCGTGCACGCCCAAGATGACTGGGGCATTTCGTCGTGGTCAACGTCAGCCTCGTCGAACGTCGACGAGCCGAGACTCCAGGTTGACTCGGACCAAACGGTCATCATCTCACTGTGGGACCCTGACGAGGACGGCGGCTGGTTCGACAACCAAGTCGACAATTCGTTTCCCGGCTCCACAACTGACGGCGAGATCACCATCCGGCAACTGAGTCCGACGGGCGAGCCGATCGACTCGACCACCCATGAAACAGAGGTCATCGCGACCACGACCGGCGGCCGGGTCTTCGGCGAAAACGAACATCACGGCGTCCGCGTCGACCTCCCACCAGGAGTCTACCAGGCGGTCCCGGAGGACCATCCCGGGCGCGGCTATACGTTCGTTGTCGGCTCACCGGACGAGCTCGCCCAAGAATTCCACGACGACCTCCGGGACGAAGCTGATCGGCTCACTCGGCGTACCGAGCGAATTCAGGACTTGCTGGCCGACGACGGCCTCGTGGTCGAGACCGCGCGTACGGACGCCAACGGCGAGTTCGCGATCGAAGCGCCGTCGAACGCCGTGACCACGGATCTCAAAGCGATGAAGGCTGACGGTACGATCCTCGAGACCGACGAAAACCCCGGTCTTGATGACCTCCGGAACGCCCAACTCTCCGACTACAACGGGTCGTTCTACCTTCCGAATCCGGTGCCGAAAACCGTCGAACCACCCGCGGAGGACGTGCAAATCACGGTCTACCGATCACCCGAAGTCCCGCTGTCGGATATGGAGTCGTTCGCCGACTTGATGGCATTCCTCGATGAACAGCGGCTCAACGAGACAATTGGAGACCTCCGAAGCGAGTACGATCAACGATTCGACGAGATGGAGCGATCGACTCTCGAACGCGTCTACGCTGACCACCGCACGCTCGTCGAGACGGTCCCCGGCGCCAAGGATCGCTATCTCGATCGATCGGACTTCGATTCGATCCAAGACGCGGAGGGCCTTTCTACGGACGAACTGAGCGAGGAGACCTCGCATATGCAGGTCGCGCTCGCGAACGTCGGTCAGATCGACCCGCCGGAGATCGACGATCCAGAGGACCTACTCGATATCGAGGACGGCCTCCTCTCCGGTGAGCATCCAATCCCTGACGGCGTCGAAGAGGACTCGATTAGCGTCGAACTCCATCCAGTTAATGGGGAGGGCGTCGAAGTCATCGACGAAGAGTATTGGTCGGTAGAGTCGGACGGCTTCTTTGGTGGCCGATCGGTCGTCGTCGAAGACTACCCGGTCGAAGCCGAGGACGCCGCAGCCTACCAACTGCGCGTCCGTGGGGCGGGCGAGGACGGCCTACTTGACTCACCGCTTCCGATCGCGAACCCCGCGTTCGACGGCGAGGTACCCAACATCCGCGCAGTCGATGTGTCGACGCTCTCGCCCGGCCCCGACGAGCGCGTGAGTCTGACGTTTCGGGCTGATGAAGACGCCGGAATCGGCGGGATCGAATCGATCGAGGCGATCGGCCCTGACGGCGAGCAGGTCGACACGTCGATCGACGGCGATACTGCCCGCTTTACGACCAAGGGTGCGGGCGAGCACTTCGTTCGTGCGACGGTCACCGACGACACGGGCTCGCAATTCGTCAAATCGTTCAGCGTGCGCGCGTTGGAGCAACCCCGATCGGACCCACCGACGGTGCGTGCCGAACGCGGCCCGATGGGACTCTACGCGCTTGCTGGCGAGGGCGTGGACGACGCCGAGATCGCTGTCGATGGTGATAAAGTCCGCGTACGGGCGATCGTCCCCGGCGACGAGACGCCGGGAACGATCCACGTCAAACCCGATGCTGCGCTCTCGGGATCGGCGTACGAGATCGATGTCGCCGTACTCGCAGGTCCCGAGGAACGACAGGTCTCGACCAACCTCGAGACGGTGATCCATCTGGATAGCCTCTCGGAAGAGGCCACGCTCTTCCGCGGCGAAGCAAGCACATGGGGCGACCCAATTGAGTGGGACGGCGGCAACCGCTATGGCGAGGTTGTCGAACGAGAGAACGGCAAGATAATTCTCCGTACGTACTCGAACGACAACGGTCAAATCACGGTCTCGATCGACGAGGACCCGGGATTCATCCGATCGAACCAGTACCGGCTTGCGCAATGGATTCCGAGCTTCTCGATTCCATTCCTTGGATCGGCGATCATCCCGGCTGCCGGTGTGGCATCGGCGATTGGCACTGTCGGTGTGGGGCTTGTGGTCGGTCGACGGCGCGTTCTTCCCTAG
- a CDS encoding S8 family serine peptidase yields MQRRQFLSTIGATAVASTTPSFIGPIRLSTPEVLTPLALADDVDLDTFGTEGNPSFALRYESAEDRTDLRKWVESTDEGHVIRDLKSVNMIVATVPWSEAGRSRKFGIETFDGGFDDLSYLEFADANTFFERPEPIGPDGLASSADDVSHDLRLRDRISIAARTGRTSVSDGIDGLAFDGDAPETNLRNARRHVRAGDGVLDTVDTSTARVTIADTGADDGAHFDAGDGTLRFHDDSTDYTGVDDPTVGEDGASAVADGDGHGSWVSACIGANNADGRYSGFVQDAELVIAKVLGDDGSGSIGDIVAGVELAIETNSDVLCMSLGSAQWSDALAAALADAWEAGVFPVVASGNDRYATTFVAHPASAEDGFAVNATNVPESEDRDDTEIAYFGNVGPHSGIGDLSNGESEGATPQLAAPGMNIKIEPVGTLTGTSMAAPMVAGAAAVLAADGHDNETILDRLTTCAYPIPNAGYTETENGLLDLEAALNGDEYEEEQANVRSEEAEIRDTINEAYSETRGRKLAGLF; encoded by the coding sequence ATGCAACGCAGACAATTCCTATCGACGATCGGAGCAACGGCAGTCGCAAGTACAACCCCATCGTTCATCGGCCCGATTCGGCTCTCGACACCCGAGGTACTGACACCGCTGGCACTCGCTGACGACGTGGATCTCGACACGTTCGGCACTGAAGGCAACCCGTCGTTCGCTCTCCGCTACGAAAGCGCCGAGGACCGCACGGACCTCCGAAAGTGGGTCGAGTCGACCGACGAGGGGCACGTGATTCGCGACCTCAAATCGGTCAATATGATCGTCGCAACGGTTCCGTGGTCCGAGGCGGGCCGATCGCGCAAGTTCGGCATCGAGACCTTCGACGGCGGATTCGACGACCTTTCGTACCTCGAATTTGCCGACGCGAATACGTTCTTCGAGCGCCCGGAACCGATCGGTCCGGACGGCCTCGCGAGCAGTGCAGATGACGTGAGCCACGATCTTCGGCTACGTGATCGAATCTCGATCGCGGCCCGAACCGGGCGGACAAGCGTCTCGGACGGTATCGACGGCCTCGCGTTCGACGGCGACGCACCAGAAACGAATCTCCGGAACGCGCGCCGACACGTACGCGCGGGCGACGGAGTACTCGACACGGTCGATACGTCGACTGCTCGGGTGACGATCGCTGATACCGGTGCTGACGACGGCGCACACTTCGATGCCGGTGACGGCACGCTCCGGTTTCATGACGACTCGACCGACTATACCGGCGTCGACGATCCGACGGTCGGTGAGGATGGTGCGAGTGCGGTCGCCGACGGAGACGGCCACGGAAGTTGGGTGTCCGCGTGTATCGGCGCGAACAACGCCGACGGCCGGTACTCCGGGTTCGTTCAGGATGCCGAGTTGGTGATCGCGAAGGTACTCGGCGATGACGGTAGCGGATCGATCGGCGATATCGTCGCCGGCGTCGAGCTGGCGATCGAGACCAATTCGGACGTGCTCTGCATGTCACTCGGGTCGGCACAATGGTCCGACGCGTTGGCCGCGGCGCTGGCCGACGCGTGGGAGGCGGGCGTCTTCCCCGTGGTCGCGAGCGGCAACGATCGCTATGCGACGACGTTCGTGGCGCACCCAGCGTCGGCGGAGGACGGCTTCGCGGTCAACGCGACGAACGTCCCCGAATCAGAGGACAGGGACGACACGGAGATCGCGTACTTCGGGAACGTCGGGCCACACAGCGGCATCGGCGACCTCTCGAACGGCGAATCGGAAGGCGCGACGCCGCAACTCGCGGCACCGGGTATGAATATCAAAATCGAACCGGTCGGGACGCTGACCGGCACGAGCATGGCCGCACCGATGGTCGCCGGCGCCGCGGCCGTGCTCGCTGCCGACGGCCACGACAACGAGACGATCCTTGATCGACTCACGACGTGTGCGTACCCGATCCCGAACGCGGGCTACACCGAGACCGAAAACGGGCTGCTCGACCTTGAAGCGGCGCTCAACGGCGACGAGTACGAGGAAGAACAGGCCAACGTCCGATCGGAAGAAGCCGAGATTCGGGATACGATCAACGAGGCCTATTCGGAGACGCGGGGCCGAAAACTCGCTGGGTTGTTCTGA